In Kushneria marisflavi, the following are encoded in one genomic region:
- a CDS encoding sugar phosphate isomerase/epimerase family protein has translation MGPVMICTSAFGADLVKRSGQAGVLEHIRDAGAQGVEIREELLSDHDMPLSRLREAIEQASLNCVYSAATSLFDEQSRLNTDEMHQALTRAEELGAQWIKFGLGQLCAECIDDGAAALKAELADQTLPILIENDQTSCGGDPLIHAALHRALGSDLFGTTLDLGNGYWTDHDLSQAASRLGSRVRYVHCKAVTHVNGQPRACPPDDAARAHWSALWHHFPKDVPRAIEFPLDHDNVSATARHVEQLKSLA, from the coding sequence ATGGGACCGGTAATGATCTGTACTTCTGCCTTTGGCGCCGATCTGGTCAAGCGATCAGGACAGGCAGGTGTTCTTGAACATATCAGGGATGCCGGCGCACAGGGTGTCGAAATTCGCGAAGAGCTGTTGAGCGATCATGATATGCCTCTGAGCCGGCTTCGCGAAGCCATCGAACAGGCGTCACTAAACTGCGTCTATTCTGCAGCCACTTCACTCTTTGACGAACAAAGCAGGCTCAATACTGACGAGATGCATCAGGCGCTGACGCGTGCCGAGGAGCTGGGCGCGCAGTGGATCAAGTTCGGGCTTGGCCAGCTGTGTGCCGAATGCATTGATGATGGCGCTGCCGCCCTCAAGGCCGAGCTTGCCGATCAAACCCTGCCAATATTAATTGAAAATGATCAGACCTCCTGCGGAGGCGATCCGTTGATTCATGCCGCACTTCACAGGGCACTGGGTTCTGATCTGTTTGGGACGACCCTTGATCTGGGCAACGGCTACTGGACGGACCATGACCTTTCACAGGCCGCCAGCCGCCTGGGCAGCAGGGTACGTTATGTGCACTGCAAGGCCGTTACCCACGTCAACGGCCAACCTCGGGCATGCCCCCCGGATGACGCCGCTCGCGCGCACTGGTCTGCGCTCTGGCATCATTTTCCGAAAGACGTGCCGCGAGCCATCGAGTTTCCGCTGGATCATGACAATGTCAGTGCCACAGCGCGTCATGTTGAGCAGTTGAAATCGCTTGCCTGA
- a CDS encoding NAD(P)/FAD-dependent oxidoreductase, translating into MAIPRIVVVGGGAGGLELVTRLGRKLGKSNKAEIVLVDRNPTHIWKPLLHEVAVGVMDSSLDEVSYQGHSSNAGYRYQIGTLCGLDREHRQIRLDAIHDDKNRVVLPERRLDYDYLVLSVGSVSNDFGTPGVADHCYFLDSVKQAEAFRKQMLNTFLRCSNREEAGKSGMSVAIVGGGATGVELSAELLNATQMLHGYGFSRISRQQLKIHLLEAAPRVLPALPERISQSVHRELERLGVEIHTDTRVTQADENGFEIADGSRIDADLTVWAAGVRGPSILSELGLSTQRNHQVIVHQTMQSVDDDRIFALGDCAACPQPGDKMVPPRAQAAHQQANTLYKNLKAAMAGRELTDFHYKDMGSLISLAHFDAVGNLMRGASARGVLVEGWMAKIFYASLYRMHQAAIHGYTSTGIRMLVDRINTIIRPRLKLH; encoded by the coding sequence ATGGCGATCCCTCGCATTGTAGTGGTCGGTGGCGGCGCCGGCGGTCTGGAGCTGGTCACCCGTCTAGGACGCAAACTGGGCAAGTCCAACAAGGCTGAAATTGTTCTGGTCGATCGCAACCCCACTCATATCTGGAAACCGCTGCTGCACGAGGTGGCCGTCGGGGTGATGGACTCAAGCCTTGATGAAGTGTCCTATCAGGGGCATTCATCCAACGCAGGCTACCGCTATCAGATCGGCACACTGTGTGGTCTTGATCGTGAGCATCGCCAGATCCGTCTGGACGCGATTCACGACGACAAAAATCGTGTCGTTTTGCCCGAGCGACGCCTGGATTATGACTATCTGGTGCTCTCGGTGGGCAGCGTCTCCAATGACTTCGGGACGCCGGGTGTGGCGGATCACTGCTATTTCCTGGACAGCGTCAAACAGGCAGAAGCCTTTCGCAAGCAGATGCTCAATACCTTCCTGCGCTGCAGCAACCGTGAAGAAGCCGGCAAATCCGGGATGTCGGTGGCCATCGTGGGCGGCGGCGCCACGGGCGTGGAGCTCTCGGCCGAGCTTCTCAATGCCACACAGATGCTGCATGGCTATGGCTTTAGCCGCATCAGCCGTCAGCAACTCAAGATTCACCTGCTGGAAGCCGCGCCGCGTGTTTTACCTGCCCTGCCCGAGCGCATCAGCCAGTCAGTGCACCGTGAGCTTGAACGACTCGGCGTCGAGATTCATACCGATACTCGTGTCACCCAGGCCGACGAGAATGGATTCGAGATTGCCGATGGCTCACGTATTGATGCCGACCTGACCGTCTGGGCGGCCGGCGTTCGTGGACCCTCAATCCTTTCCGAACTGGGGCTTTCCACTCAGCGCAACCATCAGGTCATTGTTCATCAGACCATGCAGAGCGTGGACGACGACCGCATCTTCGCACTCGGCGACTGCGCGGCCTGCCCGCAGCCGGGCGATAAAATGGTACCGCCGCGCGCTCAGGCCGCCCACCAGCAGGCCAACACCCTCTACAAGAATCTGAAAGCGGCCATGGCCGGACGTGAGCTGACGGACTTTCACTACAAGGACATGGGCTCGCTGATCTCGCTGGCGCATTTTGATGCCGTGGGCAATCTCATGCGCGGAGCTTCGGCGCGTGGCGTGCTGGTCGAGGGCTGGATGGCCAAGATTTTCTATGCCTCGCTGTATCGCATGCACCAGGCCGCCATCCACGGCTATACAAGCACCGGTATTCGCATGCTGGTTGATCGCATCAATACGATCATTCGCCCGCGCCTTAAACTGCATTGA
- a CDS encoding phosphoglycolate phosphatase: protein MHDALNDIDLILYDLDGTLIDSAPDLALAIDEMMQAMDLPPAGVDRVRDWVGNGSRRLVERALMHSNAFGASGPDSQQIDDALALFMDFYAQHPVSRTCCYPGVVECLRAQRERGIAQALVTNKPSRFIDTILASMGLEGFFSHVLGGDSLAQKKPDPAPLAYIASALNIPPRRVLMVGDSRSDVKAARAFGCRSLAVTYGYNHGEPIAALNPDHLLDSLGELV, encoded by the coding sequence ATGCACGATGCGCTTAACGATATTGATCTGATTCTCTATGACCTCGATGGCACGCTGATCGACTCGGCGCCGGATCTGGCGCTCGCCATTGATGAAATGATGCAGGCCATGGATCTTCCACCAGCCGGGGTTGACCGGGTTCGCGATTGGGTCGGCAACGGCTCGCGGCGGCTGGTCGAACGTGCACTCATGCATTCCAATGCCTTTGGGGCATCCGGTCCCGACAGTCAGCAGATCGATGATGCTCTGGCGCTGTTCATGGATTTCTATGCGCAGCATCCGGTATCGCGGACCTGTTGCTATCCGGGTGTTGTCGAGTGCCTCAGAGCGCAGCGCGAACGCGGCATTGCCCAGGCACTGGTGACCAACAAACCGTCGCGCTTTATCGATACCATTCTGGCCTCCATGGGACTGGAAGGCTTTTTCTCTCATGTGCTGGGCGGTGATTCGCTGGCGCAAAAAAAGCCCGACCCGGCCCCGCTTGCCTATATCGCAAGCGCGCTGAATATTCCCCCCAGACGGGTGTTGATGGTCGGAGATTCTCGCAGCGATGTGAAGGCGGCCAGAGCCTTTGGGTGTCGCAGCCTGGCGGTCACCTATGGCTACAATCATGGTGAACCCATTGCCGCCCTGAACCCCGACCATCTTCTTGATTCACTTGGAGAACTCGTTTAG
- the trpE gene encoding anthranilate synthase component I: protein MTSERFAELAAEGYNRIPVTHEVLADFETPLSTYLKLADAPWSFLLESVTGGEKWGRYSIIGLPCRERIEVSGFTVRHYVDGYLQGATEVEDPLEWIEQFRRRFRAPESSEAMRFDGGLVGYFGYDTIRLIEPRLRGVEKPDPIDVPDILLMVADELVVFDNLSGRLTLLVHADPGNDNALEQAQERLAALEYQLRHTPITTASPGTGRNAVAEEDFFASFSEQGYKDAVARIREYVAAGDLMQCVPSQRMTIAYQAPPLDLYRALRSLNPSPYMFFFNLDDHHVVGASPEILARLDHDEITLRPIAGTRHRGANEEEDRALEQELLGDPKEIAEHVMLIDLGRNDVGRISEPGSVELTDRMTIERYSHVMHIVSNVTGRIKPSLGPMDVLRATFPAGTLSGAPKVRALEVIDELEPVKRGIYSGAVGYLSWQGNMDMAIAIRTAVIKNGELHVQAGGGIVSDSDPDNEWQETLNKRRAMFRAVAMAERGLDNLE, encoded by the coding sequence ATGACATCCGAGCGCTTCGCCGAACTCGCCGCCGAAGGCTACAACCGTATTCCGGTCACCCATGAAGTACTGGCCGATTTTGAAACCCCGCTGTCTACGTATCTCAAGCTGGCCGATGCGCCCTGGAGCTTTCTGCTCGAGTCGGTCACGGGCGGTGAAAAGTGGGGCCGCTATTCCATCATAGGTCTGCCGTGTCGTGAACGCATTGAGGTCAGCGGTTTTACCGTTCGCCACTACGTGGATGGCTATCTGCAGGGCGCCACCGAAGTCGAGGATCCACTGGAGTGGATCGAGCAGTTTCGTCGCCGCTTCCGGGCGCCTGAAAGCTCGGAGGCGATGCGCTTTGATGGCGGTCTGGTCGGCTATTTTGGTTATGACACCATTCGATTGATCGAGCCACGCCTGCGTGGTGTGGAGAAGCCCGACCCGATCGATGTGCCGGATATTCTGTTGATGGTGGCCGATGAGCTGGTGGTCTTTGACAACCTCTCCGGACGCCTGACGCTGTTGGTCCATGCCGACCCGGGCAATGACAATGCGCTTGAGCAGGCTCAGGAGCGTCTGGCGGCGCTGGAATACCAGCTGCGTCATACGCCGATCACCACTGCAAGCCCCGGCACCGGGCGCAACGCGGTAGCCGAAGAGGACTTCTTTGCCAGTTTCTCCGAGCAGGGCTACAAGGACGCCGTGGCGCGTATTCGCGAGTACGTTGCGGCCGGCGATCTAATGCAGTGTGTTCCCTCCCAGCGCATGACCATTGCCTATCAGGCACCGCCGCTGGATCTGTATCGCGCGCTTCGAAGCCTCAACCCGTCTCCCTACATGTTCTTTTTCAATCTCGATGACCATCATGTCGTCGGGGCATCCCCCGAGATTCTGGCCCGACTTGATCACGACGAGATCACGTTGCGCCCGATTGCCGGCACACGCCACAGGGGAGCCAACGAGGAAGAGGACCGTGCGCTTGAGCAGGAGCTGCTTGGAGATCCCAAGGAGATCGCCGAGCACGTTATGCTGATCGATCTTGGGCGCAACGATGTAGGCCGTATCAGCGAGCCTGGCTCGGTCGAGCTGACCGACAGGATGACCATCGAGCGCTACTCACATGTCATGCATATCGTTTCCAATGTGACCGGTCGCATCAAGCCGTCACTGGGACCGATGGACGTTCTGCGTGCGACCTTCCCGGCCGGCACACTGTCCGGGGCACCCAAGGTGCGGGCGCTGGAGGTCATCGACGAGCTCGAGCCGGTCAAGCGCGGCATCTATTCAGGTGCCGTGGGGTATCTCTCCTGGCAGGGCAACATGGACATGGCCATTGCCATCCGAACTGCCGTGATCAAGAACGGAGAGCTTCATGTGCAGGCTGGTGGTGGTATCGTGTCCGACTCCGATCCGGACAATGAATGGCAGGAGACGCTGAACAAGCGTCGTGCCATGTTCCGCGCCGTTGCCATGGCAGAGCGTGGGCTGGACAACCTCGAATAG
- a CDS encoding anthranilate synthase component II, translated as MKVLMIDNYDSFTFNIVQYLGELGAEVDTVRNDTLTIEEIEQRDFTHLMISPGPCSPSEAGISLELIRHFAGRVPIFGICLGFQAIGQAWGGQVVRAPMVMHGKTSMVDHDGRGAFEGLENPLEVTRYHSLILERETLPDCFEITATTVSDDVTPGIVMGIRHRTLDMEGVLFHPESILSRQGHELLANFLKRQPSDVSQGSPVEA; from the coding sequence ATGAAAGTATTGATGATCGACAATTACGATAGCTTTACCTTCAACATCGTCCAGTATCTGGGCGAGCTGGGGGCGGAGGTCGACACCGTTCGAAACGACACGTTGACGATCGAAGAGATCGAGCAGCGTGACTTTACCCATCTGATGATTTCCCCGGGGCCCTGTAGCCCCAGCGAGGCGGGCATCTCACTGGAATTGATTCGTCACTTTGCCGGTCGAGTGCCCATCTTTGGCATTTGTCTGGGCTTTCAGGCCATCGGTCAGGCCTGGGGTGGGCAGGTGGTTAGGGCGCCGATGGTGATGCACGGCAAGACTTCCATGGTGGATCACGATGGTCGGGGTGCCTTTGAAGGGCTTGAAAATCCACTGGAGGTGACGCGCTATCACTCCCTGATTCTCGAGCGTGAGACGCTGCCGGACTGTTTCGAGATCACGGCAACCACGGTCAGCGATGATGTCACTCCCGGTATCGTGATGGGCATTCGCCATCGGACGCTGGACATGGAAGGCGTTCTCTTCCACCCGGAATCCATCCTGTCGCGTCAGGGGCACGAGCTTCTGGCCAATTTTCTCAAGCGTCAGCCAAGCGATGTCTCCCAGGGATCTCCGGTCGAAGCCTGA
- the trpD gene encoding anthranilate phosphoribosyltransferase produces MELKEAISRVTRREDLELDEMRTVMSTIMRGEADPVQMGGFLIGLAMKGESVDEITAAVMVMRELMYPVHVDADHVVDIVGTGGDGAGLFNVSTASSFAAAACGARVAKHGGRGVSSSSGSADLLARAGVSLELSSEQIARCIEEIGVGFMFAPNHHTAMRHAVAVRKALGVRTMFNILGPLTNPTGATRQVIGVYSADLLVPMAMVLRRLGSQHVLVVHAEDGLDEFSIASPTRVAELKHGEIHEYVITPEEVGLERQPLESIRADSSEASLILVKAALRGEGVAADMVAYNAGAALYVADVVSSIKEGVQTVREALASGQGLAKLDALAEFSARLARADD; encoded by the coding sequence GTGGAACTAAAGGAAGCCATTTCGCGTGTCACACGCCGTGAGGATCTCGAGCTGGACGAGATGCGAACGGTCATGTCGACCATCATGCGTGGCGAGGCCGACCCGGTACAGATGGGCGGTTTTCTGATTGGTCTTGCCATGAAGGGAGAGAGCGTTGACGAGATTACGGCTGCGGTCATGGTCATGCGCGAACTCATGTACCCGGTTCATGTCGATGCCGATCACGTCGTCGATATTGTAGGCACCGGTGGCGATGGCGCCGGGCTTTTCAATGTCTCAACCGCCTCAAGTTTTGCCGCTGCGGCCTGTGGTGCCAGAGTCGCCAAACACGGTGGTCGCGGCGTTTCCAGCAGCTCCGGCAGCGCAGACCTGCTCGCACGCGCTGGAGTATCGCTCGAACTATCTTCCGAACAGATCGCCCGGTGTATTGAAGAGATCGGTGTCGGCTTCATGTTTGCCCCCAACCATCATACGGCCATGCGTCACGCTGTAGCGGTTCGCAAGGCGCTGGGTGTGCGGACCATGTTCAATATCCTGGGCCCGCTGACCAATCCTACCGGTGCTACACGCCAGGTCATTGGGGTCTACAGTGCTGATCTGCTGGTGCCCATGGCCATGGTACTTCGCCGTCTGGGCAGTCAGCATGTGCTGGTCGTCCATGCCGAGGATGGCCTTGATGAATTCTCCATCGCCTCGCCGACCCGAGTGGCCGAGCTGAAACATGGTGAGATCCACGAATACGTGATCACTCCCGAGGAGGTCGGCCTTGAGCGCCAGCCGCTGGAATCGATCAGGGCCGATAGTAGCGAGGCCAGTCTGATACTGGTCAAGGCAGCCTTGAGAGGGGAAGGCGTGGCTGCCGACATGGTGGCCTACAACGCCGGTGCGGCGCTGTATGTGGCCGATGTGGTCAGCTCGATCAAGGAAGGTGTGCAGACCGTACGCGAAGCGCTTGCCAGTGGTCAGGGGCTTGCCAAACTGGACGCGCTGGCAGAGTTTTCCGCTCGTCTGGCCAGGGCCGATGACTGA
- the trpC gene encoding indole-3-glycerol phosphate synthase TrpC — protein sequence MSTLPTILTQIIARKHEEIAERSASISENTLRARAEQAPPTRGFATALNQRLTNGDPAVIAEIKKASPSKGIIRADFDPVAIAQRYEAGGAACLSVLTDADYFQGSERFLIAARGACQLPVLRKDFIVAPYQVYEARSMGADAILLIVAALEDRQMKALNTLAIELGMDVLVEVHSLEELERALKLDLALVGINNRDLHTFETRLDTTFELLEKVPEGVRVVTESGIATREDVARMRRGNVNAFLVGERFMRESDPGDALRQLFFT from the coding sequence ATGAGCACGCTGCCTACCATTCTGACGCAAATCATTGCTCGCAAGCATGAAGAGATTGCCGAACGCTCGGCCAGCATCAGTGAAAATACGCTACGCGCGCGTGCTGAGCAGGCACCGCCCACCCGCGGGTTTGCAACCGCGCTGAATCAGCGTCTGACCAACGGCGATCCTGCCGTGATTGCAGAGATCAAAAAGGCCTCGCCCTCCAAGGGCATCATTCGCGCTGACTTTGATCCGGTGGCCATCGCCCAGCGTTACGAGGCCGGGGGCGCGGCCTGTCTGTCGGTGCTGACCGATGCCGACTATTTCCAGGGGAGTGAGCGCTTTCTGATTGCCGCCCGCGGTGCCTGTCAGTTGCCGGTACTGCGCAAGGACTTTATCGTGGCGCCGTACCAGGTCTATGAGGCGCGCAGCATGGGTGCCGATGCGATCCTGCTGATCGTGGCTGCCCTTGAGGATCGTCAGATGAAGGCGCTCAATACGCTGGCCATCGAACTTGGCATGGACGTGTTGGTCGAGGTACACAGTCTTGAAGAGCTCGAGCGGGCGCTGAAGCTGGATCTAGCGCTGGTGGGCATCAACAACCGTGACCTGCATACCTTCGAGACCCGGCTGGACACGACCTTCGAGCTGCTGGAAAAGGTGCCCGAAGGCGTGCGCGTGGTCACCGAATCAGGCATTGCGACTCGTGAAGACGTGGCACGCATGCGCCGCGGCAACGTTAATGCCTTTCTGGTCGGTGAGCGCTTCATGCGTGAATCGGACCCGGGCGATGCCCTTCGCCAGCTCTTTTTTACCTGA
- a CDS encoding glycerophosphodiester phosphodiesterase family protein: MQLPRYIAHRGLSAHAPENTLAAIQAASDASCEWVELDVQCLGDGTPVIWHDASVDRCSNGKGALINMTRNDIRPLDVGSWFSQDFRGERMALLDEALSLVSALGLGLNLELKINTGHDPAALARVAVHRARQVLPLDQLLVSSFDMSALETARAEDEALALGLLYEAVPRRWASDAERLRPTSVHADWTQLDQERLIEIQAAELAMLCYTVNEPERFSSWWDHGVTGVFTDDPGLFDTRYQRRTRGDGSRKPR; this comes from the coding sequence ATGCAGCTGCCTCGCTATATCGCCCACCGCGGCCTGTCCGCTCACGCCCCCGAAAATACGCTGGCCGCCATTCAGGCGGCGTCTGACGCCAGCTGTGAGTGGGTCGAACTCGACGTTCAATGTTTGGGAGATGGCACTCCGGTCATCTGGCATGATGCCAGCGTTGATCGCTGCAGCAACGGCAAAGGCGCACTGATCAACATGACACGTAACGACATTCGGCCGCTGGATGTCGGCAGCTGGTTTTCTCAGGATTTTCGCGGTGAGCGCATGGCACTGCTTGATGAGGCGCTCTCACTGGTCAGCGCGTTGGGGCTTGGGCTCAATCTTGAGCTCAAGATCAACACCGGGCACGACCCGGCGGCACTGGCTCGTGTCGCGGTTCATCGTGCCCGTCAGGTACTGCCGCTCGATCAGCTGCTGGTCTCGAGCTTTGACATGAGCGCCCTTGAAACCGCGCGGGCAGAGGATGAGGCACTGGCACTGGGGCTTTTGTATGAGGCCGTTCCGCGGCGCTGGGCCAGCGATGCCGAGCGACTTCGTCCAACCAGCGTGCATGCCGACTGGACACAGCTTGACCAGGAACGGCTCATCGAAATCCAGGCCGCCGAACTGGCGATGCTTTGCTATACGGTCAACGAACCCGAGCGCTTTTCGTCCTGGTGGGATCATGGCGTCACCGGCGTCTTTACCGATGACCCCGGACTTTTTGATACGCGCTATCAGCGTCGAACGCGCGGCGACGGTAGCCGCAAACCACGCTGA
- a CDS encoding ABC transporter ATP-binding protein, which translates to MARLELKRLRKRYAGGSDVLHDIELSINDGEMIVVVGPSGCGKSTLLRMVAGLEAISDGELVIDDECVNAQEPAERDIAMVFQNYALYPHMSVFDNLAYSLRNRGTPKNEITRRVEETARLLDIATLLERKPRQLSGGQRQRVAMGRAVIRKPRVFLFDEPLSNLDASLRVQMRQEIRALQQRLNITSLYVTHDQTEAMTMADRLVVMNAGRIEQIGTPMALFQKPATRFVAGFIGSPAMNFLTMPASDLPDWLPRVPMEAVEPLESAISVGIRPEHIALTPAGTGHLEGRIELVEPLGSESLVHVRVSGHDTRLVVRHAGTELPTAGQITGLNLQGPFHLFDQHGQRLSTRPRLADTTCSMEP; encoded by the coding sequence ATGGCAAGACTGGAACTCAAACGCCTTCGCAAACGCTATGCAGGTGGTAGTGACGTGCTTCATGACATCGAGCTGAGCATCAATGATGGTGAAATGATCGTGGTGGTTGGTCCATCGGGCTGCGGCAAGTCAACACTTTTGCGCATGGTGGCAGGACTTGAAGCGATCAGTGACGGCGAGCTTGTCATCGACGATGAATGTGTCAACGCTCAGGAGCCGGCCGAACGCGACATCGCCATGGTCTTTCAAAACTACGCGCTTTATCCCCATATGAGCGTTTTCGACAATCTGGCCTACAGCCTCAGAAATCGCGGCACGCCAAAGAACGAGATTACCCGGCGCGTTGAGGAAACCGCTCGACTTCTTGATATTGCCACGCTTCTGGAACGCAAGCCCCGCCAGCTCTCGGGTGGACAGCGCCAGCGTGTGGCGATGGGTCGTGCCGTGATTCGAAAGCCGCGGGTGTTTCTTTTTGACGAGCCGTTGTCCAATCTTGATGCCAGTCTGCGCGTGCAGATGCGCCAGGAAATTCGCGCCCTGCAGCAGCGTCTTAACATTACCTCGCTGTATGTCACCCATGATCAAACCGAGGCCATGACCATGGCCGACCGGCTGGTGGTCATGAATGCCGGGCGCATCGAACAGATCGGCACGCCCATGGCCTTGTTTCAAAAACCGGCCACCCGCTTCGTGGCAGGATTCATCGGATCGCCGGCCATGAACTTTCTGACGATGCCTGCAAGCGATCTGCCCGACTGGCTACCCAGGGTTCCGATGGAGGCCGTCGAGCCGCTCGAGAGCGCAATAAGTGTGGGCATCCGGCCTGAACACATCGCGCTGACGCCTGCCGGAACAGGACATCTTGAGGGCCGTATCGAACTGGTAGAGCCACTGGGCTCCGAGAGCCTGGTTCACGTACGCGTCAGCGGTCATGACACGCGACTGGTGGTACGTCATGCCGGCACGGAGCTGCCCACGGCCGGCCAGATCACCGGTCTTAACCTCCAGGGGCCGTTCCATCTGTTTGATCAACATGGACAACGACTATCGACCAGGCCCAGACTTGCCGATACGACCTGTTCCATGGAGCCCTGA
- the ugpE gene encoding sn-glycerol-3-phosphate ABC transporter permease UgpE — MRYHRPKLDVVAHALLILGALMFMLPVVLAVLASTQTPGALFSGALPLWPGASGLDHYLTLLSEPVRGVGVPAWHLMLNSLFMALGIAVGKLTFAILAAYALVFFRFPFRRCCFWLIFVTLMLPIEVRIVPTYGVVADLGLIDSYPGLILPLIASATATFLFRQFFLTLPPELMEAARVDGAGPWRFFIDILLPLSRTNIAALFVIMFIYGWNQYLWPLVAMSSADNATLVMSLKRLTISQDGTPPWHLATAMTVLALLPPAVVIIVMQRWFIKGLVDTEK; from the coding sequence ATGCGCTATCACCGGCCAAAGCTTGATGTTGTGGCCCATGCCCTTTTGATCCTCGGGGCGCTGATGTTCATGCTGCCCGTGGTGCTGGCCGTGCTGGCCTCGACCCAGACACCCGGCGCGCTGTTTTCCGGCGCCCTGCCACTGTGGCCGGGCGCCAGCGGCCTGGATCATTATCTGACGCTTTTGAGTGAGCCGGTGCGTGGTGTCGGGGTGCCGGCCTGGCACTTGATGCTCAACTCGCTTTTCATGGCGCTTGGCATTGCCGTTGGCAAGCTGACCTTTGCAATCCTTGCTGCCTATGCACTGGTTTTTTTCCGTTTTCCGTTTCGACGCTGCTGCTTCTGGCTGATCTTTGTGACGCTCATGCTGCCCATCGAGGTGCGTATCGTGCCGACCTATGGTGTGGTCGCCGATCTGGGACTGATCGACAGCTATCCGGGACTGATACTGCCGCTCATTGCCAGCGCCACGGCAACCTTTCTGTTTCGTCAGTTCTTTTTGACGCTGCCACCCGAACTCATGGAAGCAGCCCGGGTCGATGGCGCCGGCCCGTGGCGCTTTTTCATCGATATTTTGCTGCCGCTGTCCAGAACCAATATCGCGGCACTGTTTGTGATCATGTTCATCTACGGCTGGAACCAGTACCTGTGGCCGCTGGTGGCCATGAGCAGCGCCGATAACGCAACCCTGGTCATGAGCCTCAAGCGGTTGACCATTTCCCAGGATGGCACGCCGCCCTGGCACCTGGCCACCGCCATGACGGTACTGGCGCTGCTGCCTCCAGCTGTGGTCATCATTGTCATGCAGCGCTGGTTCATCAAGGGCCTGGTCGACACGGAGAAATAA
- the ugpA gene encoding sn-glycerol-3-phosphate ABC transporter permease UgpA — MSTFQRHRLAPWMLMAPQLVIVLVFFFWPAVTALRQSFYVQDAFGLGETFAGLSNFTRVLASRSYHEALLNTALFSVSVAFGAMAIALLLATMADRVLKASRVYRTLLIWPYAVAPAAAGVLWMFMFDPTLGVLTRALSALSIHWDFRLNGHQAMVLVIVAAIWQQMSYNFVFFLAGLQGIPASLMEAAAIDGAGPWRRFWTITFPLLSPTSFFLLVMNTIYAFFDTFGTIDTTTGGGPGGATRTLVYKLYQDGIIGLDLGGSAAQSVLLMLMVGLLTLVQFRYVERRVQYH, encoded by the coding sequence ATGTCCACCTTTCAACGTCACCGCCTTGCGCCATGGATGCTCATGGCACCGCAGCTTGTCATCGTGCTGGTGTTTTTTTTCTGGCCGGCCGTGACAGCCCTGCGACAGTCCTTTTATGTGCAGGATGCCTTCGGTCTGGGAGAGACCTTCGCCGGTCTTTCGAACTTCACGCGGGTGCTGGCCTCTCGCAGCTATCATGAGGCGCTGCTCAATACGGCCCTCTTCAGTGTCAGCGTAGCGTTCGGTGCCATGGCGATTGCATTGCTGCTGGCCACCATGGCCGATCGGGTATTGAAGGCAAGCCGTGTCTACCGGACGCTTTTGATCTGGCCCTACGCCGTAGCACCTGCCGCGGCCGGGGTTTTGTGGATGTTCATGTTCGATCCCACCCTGGGGGTGCTCACCAGGGCCCTGAGTGCGCTAAGCATTCACTGGGACTTCCGGCTCAACGGCCATCAGGCCATGGTGCTGGTGATCGTGGCCGCCATCTGGCAACAGATGAGCTACAACTTCGTGTTCTTTCTGGCCGGTTTGCAGGGCATTCCGGCCAGTCTCATGGAAGCCGCGGCCATCGATGGTGCCGGCCCCTGGCGGCGCTTCTGGACCATCACCTTTCCGCTGCTCTCACCGACCAGCTTTTTCCTGCTGGTCATGAACACTATTTACGCCTTTTTTGACACCTTTGGCACCATCGATACCACCACCGGCGGCGGCCCGGGCGGCGCAACGCGCACGCTGGTCTACAAGCTCTATCAGGACGGCATCATAGGACTGGATCTGGGCGGCTCGGCCGCACAGTCAGTGCTTTTGATGCTGATGGTGGGTCTTTTGACACTGGTGCAGTTTCGCTACGTCGAACGACGCGTGCAGTACCACTGA